In Ferribacterium limneticum, a genomic segment contains:
- a CDS encoding DUF3683 domain-containing protein gives MTARLREIPYNYTSFSDREIVIRLLGADNWAVLDELRSERVTGRSARMLYEVLGDIWVVQRNPYLEDDLLDNRERRDALVNALHHRLNEVEKRREATEGEDVERAAKVKRLVDAARIAVNRFAERFGETWDLRRKVTRILSKHTRKDNIAFDGLARVSHVTDATDWRVEYPFVVLNPDTEEEIGHLVRGCIEAGLTIIARGGGTGYTGGAVPLTPYAAVINTEKLIDIGPVEELVLAGHETPYATIRTGAGVVTDRVSEAASLAGRVFAVDPTSASASCIGGNIAMNAGGKKAVLWGTALDNLAWWKMVDPDGNWLEVERVNHNFGKIHEQENVEFRLKRFDPSGKKLLGEEILTLPGAACRKIGLGKDVTDKFLGGIPGVQKEGTDGIIVAARWVLHKMPPISRTVCLEFFGQVREAVPAIVEITDYFKPGGAGHAAGVQLAGLEHLDERYVKAVGYATKAKRHGRPKMVLIGDLVGHDENAVMAAASEVVRMCNLRAAEGFIAVNAETRKKFWLDRSRTAAISRHTNAFKLNEDVVIPLPRMGDYCDGIERINIELSTQNKLALCDALSEFLKGDLPLHRGDTTLDTDVLIGDRRQAAIDYVEAVRLRWEWLLENLDLPLAEAESRFASYGVVAGELTNRAENPTLFHRLQDYSVRTSWKQELHARLAKIFDGGVYRPIIERIEAIHKEVLRGRVFVALHMHAGDGNVHTNLPVNSDNYEMLQTANKAVERIMHIARGLDGVISGEHGIGITKLEFLTEEELGPFRAYKQKVDPEGRFNKGKLMPGGDLGNAYTPSFSLLGTESLIMEQSEIGKISDMVKDCLRCGKCKPVCSTHVPRANLLYSPRNKILATSLLVEAFLYEEQTRRGISLKHFDEFNDVADHCTVCHRCVKPCPVDIDFGDVSVAMRNFLRKQEKKRFSPGTFAAMTYLNLKDPATIKLMRFGMMDFGFKAQRLAHKAAKALGFVQDSRKHPPATVGAPTVKTQIIHFLNRPMPGNLPKRTSRALLDIEDDKVIPVIRNPRKTTEESDAVFYFPGCGSERLFSQVGLATQAMLYEVGVTTVLPPGYLCCGYPQTASGDEDKGQKITTDNRVLFHRVANTLNYLDIKTVIVSCGTCMDQLQKYQFEKIFPGCRLLDIHEYLMEKGVKLEGVSGTRYMYHDPCHTPMKAYAPLAVTKALMGQEVPLTDRCCGDAGSFAYSRPDVATQVKFRKQEEIESGAAKLRVDGFKGDVKILTSCPACLQGLSRYDDDAGTKADYIVVELAKHLLGENWMADYVGKANTGGIERVLL, from the coding sequence ATGACTGCTCGCTTGCGCGAAATACCTTACAACTACACTTCGTTTTCCGATCGCGAGATCGTCATCCGCCTGCTTGGCGCCGACAATTGGGCGGTGCTCGACGAGCTCCGTTCCGAGCGCGTCACCGGCCGTTCGGCCCGCATGCTCTACGAGGTGCTGGGCGACATCTGGGTCGTGCAGCGCAACCCGTATCTCGAAGACGACCTGCTTGACAATCGCGAGCGTCGCGATGCGCTGGTCAACGCCCTGCACCACCGGCTCAACGAGGTCGAAAAGCGGCGCGAAGCGACCGAAGGCGAGGACGTCGAACGGGCGGCCAAGGTCAAGCGTCTGGTCGACGCGGCGCGCATCGCGGTCAACCGCTTTGCCGAACGTTTTGGCGAAACCTGGGATTTGCGCCGCAAGGTCACGCGCATCCTGAGCAAGCACACGCGCAAGGACAACATTGCTTTCGACGGCCTGGCCCGCGTCTCGCACGTCACTGACGCAACTGACTGGCGCGTCGAATATCCCTTCGTCGTCCTCAATCCGGACACTGAAGAGGAAATCGGCCACCTCGTCCGCGGCTGTATCGAAGCCGGCCTGACCATCATCGCCCGTGGCGGCGGCACCGGCTACACCGGCGGCGCCGTGCCGCTGACGCCTTACGCGGCGGTCATCAACACTGAAAAGTTGATCGACATCGGCCCGGTTGAAGAACTGGTGCTGGCCGGCCATGAAACGCCCTACGCTACCATCCGCACCGGCGCCGGCGTCGTGACCGACCGCGTTTCCGAAGCCGCTTCGCTGGCTGGCCGCGTTTTCGCCGTTGATCCGACTTCGGCCTCCGCTTCCTGCATCGGCGGCAACATCGCCATGAACGCTGGCGGCAAAAAGGCCGTGCTGTGGGGCACCGCGCTCGACAATCTGGCCTGGTGGAAGATGGTCGATCCGGACGGCAACTGGCTGGAAGTCGAACGCGTCAATCACAATTTCGGCAAGATTCACGAACAGGAAAACGTTGAATTCCGCCTCAAGCGCTTCGACCCGAGTGGAAAGAAGCTGCTCGGCGAAGAAATCCTGACTTTGCCGGGCGCCGCCTGCCGCAAGATCGGGCTGGGCAAGGACGTCACCGACAAGTTTCTCGGCGGCATTCCCGGTGTGCAGAAGGAAGGCACCGACGGCATCATCGTCGCCGCCCGCTGGGTGCTGCACAAGATGCCGCCGATCTCGCGCACCGTTTGCCTGGAGTTCTTCGGCCAGGTCCGCGAAGCCGTGCCGGCCATCGTCGAGATTACCGATTACTTCAAGCCGGGCGGTGCCGGGCACGCCGCCGGCGTCCAGCTGGCCGGTCTGGAGCACCTTGACGAACGTTACGTGAAGGCCGTCGGCTACGCCACCAAGGCCAAGCGCCACGGTCGGCCGAAGATGGTCCTGATCGGCGATCTCGTCGGTCACGACGAAAACGCCGTGATGGCTGCCGCCTCGGAAGTTGTCCGCATGTGCAACCTGCGCGCTGCTGAGGGTTTTATCGCGGTAAACGCCGAAACGCGCAAGAAATTCTGGCTCGACCGTTCGCGTACCGCTGCCATTTCACGCCACACCAATGCCTTCAAGCTCAACGAGGACGTGGTCATCCCGCTGCCGCGCATGGGCGATTACTGCGACGGCATCGAGCGCATCAACATCGAGCTGTCGACGCAGAACAAGCTGGCGCTGTGCGACGCGCTTTCTGAATTCCTCAAGGGCGACCTGCCGCTGCATCGCGGCGATACGACGCTCGATACCGACGTGCTGATCGGCGACCGCCGGCAGGCGGCAATCGATTACGTCGAAGCCGTGCGTCTGCGCTGGGAATGGCTGCTCGAAAACCTCGACCTGCCGCTGGCCGAAGCCGAATCGCGCTTCGCGTCTTATGGTGTGGTGGCCGGCGAACTGACCAACCGGGCCGAAAATCCGACCTTGTTCCACCGCCTGCAGGATTACTCCGTCCGCACGTCGTGGAAGCAGGAACTGCACGCCCGGCTGGCCAAGATTTTCGACGGCGGCGTCTATCGCCCGATAATTGAGCGCATCGAAGCGATCCACAAGGAAGTGCTGCGCGGCCGCGTTTTCGTCGCGCTGCACATGCACGCCGGCGATGGCAACGTGCATACCAACCTGCCGGTCAATTCTGACAATTACGAAATGCTGCAGACAGCCAACAAGGCGGTTGAGCGCATCATGCACATCGCTCGCGGGCTGGATGGCGTGATTTCCGGCGAACACGGCATCGGTATCACCAAGCTCGAATTCCTGACCGAAGAAGAACTCGGCCCCTTCCGCGCCTACAAGCAGAAGGTCGACCCGGAAGGCCGCTTCAACAAGGGCAAGCTGATGCCCGGCGGCGACCTCGGCAACGCCTACACGCCGTCGTTCAGCCTGCTCGGTACCGAATCGCTGATCATGGAACAGTCTGAAATCGGCAAGATTTCCGACATGGTCAAGGACTGCCTGCGTTGCGGCAAATGCAAGCCGGTCTGCTCGACGCACGTACCGCGGGCCAACCTGCTCTACTCGCCGCGCAACAAGATTCTGGCGACCTCGCTGCTGGTCGAAGCCTTCCTCTACGAAGAGCAGACCCGGCGCGGGATTTCGCTCAAGCATTTCGACGAATTCAACGATGTCGCCGACCATTGCACGGTCTGCCATCGCTGCGTCAAACCATGCCCGGTCGACATCGATTTCGGTGATGTTTCGGTCGCCATGCGCAATTTTCTGCGCAAGCAGGAGAAAAAGCGCTTCAGCCCCGGCACCTTTGCGGCGATGACTTACCTCAACCTCAAAGATCCGGCGACCATCAAGCTCATGCGTTTCGGCATGATGGACTTCGGCTTCAAGGCCCAGCGCCTCGCCCACAAGGCGGCCAAGGCGCTTGGTTTCGTCCAGGATAGCCGCAAACATCCGCCAGCGACGGTCGGCGCGCCGACGGTCAAGACGCAGATCATCCACTTCCTCAATCGCCCGATGCCGGGCAATCTGCCCAAGCGCACCTCGCGCGCCCTGCTCGATATCGAGGACGACAAGGTCATCCCGGTCATCCGCAATCCGCGCAAGACGACCGAGGAATCGGATGCCGTCTTCTATTTCCCCGGATGCGGTTCCGAGCGCCTGTTCTCGCAGGTCGGTCTGGCGACGCAGGCGATGCTCTACGAAGTCGGTGTGACCACCGTGCTGCCGCCGGGTTACCTGTGCTGCGGCTATCCGCAGACGGCTTCGGGCGACGAAGACAAGGGCCAGAAGATCACGACGGACAACCGCGTGCTCTTCCATCGCGTCGCCAATACGCTCAACTATCTCGACATCAAGACGGTCATCGTTTCCTGCGGCACCTGCATGGATCAGCTGCAGAAGTACCAGTTCGAGAAGATATTCCCCGGTTGTCGCCTGCTCGACATCCACGAGTACCTCATGGAAAAGGGCGTAAAGCTCGAAGGTGTCAGCGGCACGCGCTACATGTACCACGACCCCTGTCACACGCCGATGAAGGCCTACGCCCCTCTCGCCGTGACCAAGGCGCTGATGGGCCAGGAAGTGCCGCTGACCGACCGTTGCTGCGGCGACGCCGGTTCTTTCGCCTATTCCCGGCCGGATGTCGCCACGCAGGTCAAGTTTCGCAAGCAGGAAGAAATCGAGAGCGGGGCTGCCAAGCTGCGCGTCGACGGTTTCAAGGGCGACGTCAAGATTCTGACTTCCTGCCCGGCCTGTCTGCAGGGCCTTTCCCGTTACGACGACGATGCCGGGACCAAGGCAGATTACATCGTGGTCGAACTGGCCAAGCACCTGCTAGGCGAAAACTGGATGGCGGATTACGTCGGAAAGGCCAATACGGGCGGGATTGAACGGGTTCTTCTTTGA
- a CDS encoding PhnD/SsuA/transferrin family substrate-binding protein has protein sequence MQYATAEGVESRPLRLGIMPFNSTLALFKTHQPLRQYLQNELGRPIELFTAADYFTFLNSSLAGEYDLLITGPHFGVMCLQSYEAMVRYKAVLQPVFVVRPNSGIRSLDDLRGKRIGLSSRLSISSIGGVKWLLDHGMQMGRDYQLFERATHGAAVAAVAVGELDAALTTHTPLHQVPEDVRAKVSILPIDVSVPHLMTLGHHRLGKAELKRIRSALLKFGSTAPGQAFFRDTGYENYAAITPEDIESLAPYVTLTKALLGHPT, from the coding sequence ATGCAGTACGCCACTGCAGAAGGGGTGGAGTCCCGTCCGCTGCGTCTGGGCATCATGCCCTTCAATTCGACGCTGGCCCTGTTCAAGACCCATCAGCCCTTGCGCCAGTATCTGCAGAACGAGTTGGGGCGACCCATCGAGCTTTTCACCGCCGCCGACTACTTCACCTTTCTGAATAGCTCGCTGGCCGGCGAATACGACCTCCTGATCACCGGCCCGCATTTCGGCGTGATGTGCCTGCAGTCCTATGAAGCGATGGTTCGCTACAAGGCCGTGCTCCAGCCGGTCTTCGTCGTTCGTCCGAATTCCGGCATCCGTTCGCTCGACGACCTGCGAGGCAAGCGCATCGGCCTCTCCAGCCGTCTTTCGATTTCCTCGATTGGCGGGGTCAAATGGTTGCTCGACCACGGCATGCAGATGGGCCGCGATTACCAACTGTTCGAACGCGCCACCCATGGCGCCGCTGTCGCCGCCGTGGCTGTCGGCGAGCTGGATGCCGCCCTGACGACGCACACGCCGCTGCATCAGGTGCCGGAAGATGTCAGGGCCAAAGTCAGCATCCTGCCCATCGACGTCAGCGTCCCGCATTTGATGACGCTCGGCCACCATCGACTGGGCAAGGCCGAACTCAAGCGGATACGTTCCGCCCTGCTCAAATTCGGGAGCACTGCGCCGGGCCAGGCCTTCTTCCGCGACACTGGCTATGAGAACTACGCGGCAATCACGCCCGAAGACATCGAGTCGCTCGCCCCCTATGTCACGCTGACCAAAGCGCTGCTTGGACACCCAACCTGA
- a CDS encoding putative bifunctional diguanylate cyclase/phosphodiesterase, with the protein MFNIRRSLRAKLLLASVIIEALMLALLVSNSVRLIEHHLSQQLDARVQAVELAYKTAVAVPLASKDYATLRDILDGWRKASDITYLAVTDPDGRILASSGWPPGDALPLINRSEGQIRHVRFPVDYLGQIYGHIHYGMSTAFMDKASAELLWQSGLIALAEIVLSLVLLSIIGYLLTRHLVTLAEASISVANGHYEERMAISGEDEVAVLAQNFNTMTDAVKARIADLSYQANHDSLTGLFNRRAFETHLEAVLKAEDLTEDPATLLYLDLDQFKVVNDTCGHAAGDELLISLTLMIEERFPYGFLARLGGDEFGIVMRNSSPQETIRRATQLIAEICAFPFSWDSRSFRLGASIGVVRSGPDMTSVTDLLIAADTACYAAKERGRNRVEIYTPTDEWYRQRSEDFRTMPQLTKAIAEGRFMLFHQRQEPLKPGLPVTAEVLLRLSDQLGKINSPSRFIATAERYNLMPYIDRWVVENVCRYMSDWQKSGKPFPFRHLSVNVSGASLGLNDFPAFVRQQIEQHGIDPAMLCFEITESCAVANLDQALEFIEQMHAIGATLALDDFGSGLSSFAYLKRFKVDFLKIDGMFVKNIDQDPCDHAVVEAIVQLARAHDLITVAEYVCNGTVDRIVQEIGVDYAQGFVRHVPEPLPKVPNP; encoded by the coding sequence ATGTTCAACATCCGGCGCTCGCTACGGGCCAAGTTGCTGCTGGCCAGCGTCATCATCGAGGCGCTGATGCTGGCGCTGTTGGTCAGCAACAGCGTACGCCTGATCGAACACCATCTTTCCCAACAGCTCGATGCCCGCGTCCAGGCTGTCGAGTTGGCCTACAAGACGGCCGTTGCCGTACCGCTGGCCTCCAAGGACTACGCCACCTTGCGCGACATTCTCGACGGCTGGCGCAAGGCTTCCGACATCACCTACCTGGCAGTCACCGATCCCGATGGCCGCATTCTCGCCTCGTCCGGATGGCCGCCCGGCGACGCCTTGCCGCTGATCAACCGGAGCGAGGGGCAGATCCGCCACGTCCGTTTTCCCGTCGACTACCTTGGCCAGATCTACGGTCACATCCATTACGGCATGTCCACCGCCTTCATGGACAAGGCTTCGGCCGAACTGCTCTGGCAAAGCGGCCTGATCGCGCTGGCCGAAATTGTCCTGTCGCTCGTCTTGCTGTCGATCATCGGCTACCTGCTGACCCGGCATCTGGTCACCCTGGCCGAGGCCAGCATCAGCGTGGCCAATGGGCATTACGAAGAGCGCATGGCGATTTCCGGTGAGGACGAGGTGGCGGTTCTCGCGCAGAATTTCAACACGATGACCGACGCAGTCAAAGCGCGCATTGCTGACCTCTCGTATCAAGCCAACCATGACTCGCTGACCGGCCTGTTCAATCGACGCGCCTTCGAAACGCATCTTGAAGCCGTCCTCAAGGCCGAAGACCTGACGGAAGATCCGGCGACCCTGCTTTACCTCGATCTCGACCAATTCAAGGTCGTCAACGACACCTGCGGCCACGCCGCCGGCGACGAACTTCTGATCAGCCTGACACTGATGATCGAAGAGCGCTTTCCCTACGGTTTTCTGGCCCGACTGGGCGGGGACGAATTCGGCATTGTCATGCGCAACAGCAGCCCGCAGGAAACCATACGCCGCGCCACCCAGTTGATCGCCGAAATCTGTGCCTTTCCCTTCTCGTGGGACAGTCGCAGCTTCCGCCTCGGCGCGTCGATTGGCGTCGTGCGTTCAGGCCCCGACATGACGAGCGTGACCGATCTGCTGATCGCCGCCGACACCGCCTGTTATGCCGCCAAGGAAAGAGGGCGCAACCGCGTCGAGATCTACACCCCGACCGACGAGTGGTATCGCCAGCGCAGCGAAGACTTCCGGACCATGCCGCAACTGACGAAAGCCATCGCGGAAGGCCGCTTCATGCTCTTCCACCAGCGTCAGGAACCGCTAAAGCCTGGGCTGCCGGTCACCGCCGAAGTGCTGCTGCGGCTTTCAGACCAACTCGGCAAGATCAATTCGCCCAGCCGCTTTATCGCAACCGCCGAGCGCTACAACCTGATGCCCTACATTGATCGCTGGGTAGTGGAGAATGTCTGCCGTTACATGAGCGACTGGCAAAAGAGCGGCAAGCCGTTTCCGTTCCGCCACCTTTCCGTCAATGTCTCGGGCGCCAGTCTGGGCCTCAACGACTTCCCGGCCTTCGTCCGCCAGCAGATCGAGCAGCATGGCATCGACCCCGCCATGCTCTGCTTCGAGATTACCGAAAGCTGCGCCGTCGCCAACCTCGACCAGGCGCTCGAATTCATCGAGCAGATGCACGCCATTGGCGCCACGCTGGCGCTCGACGACTTTGGCAGCGGGCTCTCCTCATTCGCCTACCTCAAGCGGTTCAAGGTCGATTTCCTGAAAATTGACGGCATGTTCGTCAAGAATATCGACCAGGATCCTTGCGACCACGCCGTCGTCGAAGCCATCGTGCAACTGGCGCGCGCCCATGACCTGATCACCGTCGCCGAATATGTCTGCAACGGTACGGTCGACCGCATCGTTCAGGAAATTGGGGTGGATTACGCCCAGGGCTTCGTCCGCCACGTGCCGGAACCGCTGCCTAAAGTACCCAACCCCTGA
- a CDS encoding YqaA family protein — MEWLNVTAESGLWGLLAASFLSATVLPGGSEALLWGFLRQHPAEYGPALALATLGNTAGGMTSWWCGRYLPRWQKFENLPQRDKLERWGSPALLLAWAPMIGDALCLAAGWLRLHWLPCCLFMAIGKLARYWLVAQTAVSS, encoded by the coding sequence GTGGAGTGGCTAAACGTCACGGCGGAAAGCGGCCTCTGGGGCCTGCTGGCGGCCAGTTTTCTCTCGGCGACGGTGCTGCCCGGTGGTTCCGAGGCGTTGCTGTGGGGCTTTTTGCGCCAGCATCCGGCTGAATACGGACCGGCGCTGGCCCTCGCCACGCTGGGCAACACGGCCGGCGGCATGACTTCCTGGTGGTGCGGCCGCTATCTGCCGCGCTGGCAGAAATTCGAAAACCTGCCGCAGCGCGACAAGCTCGAACGCTGGGGCAGCCCGGCTCTGCTGCTCGCCTGGGCACCGATGATCGGCGACGCGCTGTGTCTTGCCGCCGGCTGGCTGCGTTTGCACTGGCTGCCCTGCTGTCTGTTCATGGCCATCGGCAAGCTCGCGCGCTATTGGCTGGTCGCCCAGACGGCCGTGAGTTCCTGA
- the ilvA gene encoding threonine ammonia-lyase, biosynthetic has translation MHPDYLEKVLNAQVYDVAVETPLDLASNLSARVGNKIILKREDMQPVFSFKLRGAYNKIASLSAEKLKRGVICASAGNHAQGVALSAKKLGCRAVIVMPTSTPGIKIDAVRSRGGEVVLHGDSFDEAYAHAVELEKTEKLTFVHPFDDPEVIAGQGTVAMEILRQHSRHNGPITAVFCAIGGGGLAAGVAAYIKRLRPEIKVIGVETFDADAMKQSLAAGKRVRLDQVGLFADGTAVKLVGEETFRLCKEYLDEVILVDTDAICAAIKDVFEDTRSILEPAGALAVAGAKEYARQHKLKDKNLIAVTSGANMNFDRLRFVAERAEFGEQREAVFAVTLPEKPGAYKKFLALIGKRNVTEFNYRYHTASEAHVFVGVQVSERKESLKLVDSLQKHGYPTLDLTDDEMAKNHIRHMVGGHAPAVCEKGMHELLYRFEFPEKPGALMNFLTQMSAGWNISLFHYRNHGADYGRVLVGMQVPPGDMGKFKEFLQKLGYAHWDESQNPAYKLFLG, from the coding sequence ATGCACCCGGATTATCTCGAAAAAGTTCTCAACGCACAGGTTTATGACGTGGCCGTCGAAACGCCACTCGACTTGGCCAGCAACCTTTCCGCCCGGGTCGGCAACAAGATCATTCTCAAGCGTGAAGACATGCAGCCGGTGTTTTCCTTCAAACTGCGCGGCGCCTACAACAAGATCGCCAGCCTCTCGGCCGAAAAACTCAAGCGCGGCGTCATCTGCGCCTCGGCCGGCAATCATGCCCAGGGCGTGGCGCTGTCGGCCAAAAAACTCGGTTGCCGGGCGGTCATCGTCATGCCGACCTCGACGCCGGGCATCAAGATCGATGCCGTCCGCTCGCGTGGCGGCGAAGTGGTGCTGCATGGCGATTCCTTCGACGAAGCCTACGCCCACGCCGTCGAACTCGAAAAAACCGAGAAGCTGACCTTCGTGCACCCCTTCGACGATCCCGAAGTGATCGCCGGGCAGGGCACCGTCGCCATGGAAATCCTCCGTCAGCACTCGCGCCACAATGGCCCGATCACCGCTGTCTTCTGCGCCATCGGCGGCGGCGGGCTCGCGGCCGGGGTCGCAGCCTACATCAAGCGCCTGCGTCCGGAAATCAAGGTCATCGGCGTTGAAACCTTCGACGCCGACGCGATGAAGCAGTCGCTGGCCGCCGGCAAGCGCGTTCGCCTCGATCAGGTTGGCTTGTTCGCCGACGGCACCGCCGTCAAGCTGGTTGGCGAGGAAACCTTCCGCCTGTGCAAGGAATACCTCGATGAGGTCATCCTCGTCGACACCGACGCCATCTGCGCCGCCATCAAGGACGTTTTCGAGGACACCCGTTCGATTCTCGAACCGGCCGGTGCGCTGGCCGTCGCCGGCGCTAAGGAATACGCCCGCCAGCACAAGCTCAAGGACAAGAACCTGATCGCCGTGACTTCCGGCGCCAACATGAATTTCGATCGCCTGCGCTTCGTCGCCGAGCGCGCCGAGTTCGGCGAGCAGCGTGAAGCGGTCTTCGCCGTAACGCTGCCCGAGAAGCCGGGCGCCTACAAAAAATTCCTGGCCCTGATTGGCAAACGCAACGTCACCGAATTCAACTACCGCTACCACACCGCCAGCGAAGCCCATGTCTTCGTCGGCGTGCAGGTCAGCGAGCGCAAGGAATCGCTCAAACTCGTCGACAGCCTGCAGAAGCACGGCTACCCGACGCTCGACCTGACTGACGACGAAATGGCCAAGAACCATATCCGTCACATGGTCGGCGGCCACGCCCCGGCGGTCTGCGAAAAGGGCATGCACGAACTGCTCTACCGCTTCGAATTCCCCGAAAAACCGGGCGCGTTGATGAATTTCCTGACCCAGATGAGCGCCGGCTGGAACATCAGCCTCTTCCACTACCGCAACCACGGCGCCGACTACGGCCGCGTGCTGGTCGGCATGCAGGTGCCGCCGGGCGACATGGGGAAATTCAAGGAATTCCTGCAGAAGCTCGGCTACGCGCACTGGGACGAGAGCCAGAATCCGGCTTATAAGCTGTTTTTGGGCTGA
- a CDS encoding AzlD domain-containing protein, whose product MSTTALLLTMAACGLVTFLIRLSFIAFGRHLPDDPRLSAVLRYVPPAILGALIAPEIFMVGGSLNATPDNPRLWAALIALLVARMTGSVLATIAAGMAALWVVQAWFA is encoded by the coding sequence ATGAGCACGACAGCGCTGTTGCTGACCATGGCGGCCTGCGGGCTGGTCACCTTCCTGATCCGCCTGTCGTTCATCGCCTTCGGCCGCCACTTGCCGGACGATCCGCGCCTTTCGGCCGTGCTGCGCTACGTCCCGCCAGCGATTCTGGGCGCCCTGATCGCACCGGAAATTTTCATGGTCGGCGGCAGCCTGAATGCGACGCCGGATAACCCGCGTCTGTGGGCGGCGTTGATCGCGCTACTGGTCGCCCGGATGACGGGCAGCGTACTGGCAACGATTGCGGCCGGCATGGCGGCCTTGTGGGTTGTTCAAGCCTGGTTCGCTTGA
- a CDS encoding AzlC family ABC transporter permease yields MFDHSPRAEFLGGVRAELPLLLGVVPFGLIFGVLGLAAGLPGWAVVLSSSLIFAGSSQVVFAQLWGGATPPPVMVATVGVVNLRHLLYSAAVAEYLRDLPWRWRLLLAYLLTDEAFAAAIGRLRDGPATAHRHFFLLGTGFTLWAGWQLSTLAGVLLGTAIPESWSLDFSIALTFIALLVLSVNKRSDAWAAIVAAAVVLPALALPHKSGMLVAAGVGVAVGLLMARFDGKKP; encoded by the coding sequence ATGTTTGACCATTCTCCCCGCGCCGAATTTCTTGGCGGCGTTCGTGCCGAGTTGCCATTGCTGCTTGGCGTCGTGCCGTTCGGGCTGATTTTTGGAGTGCTCGGGCTGGCGGCGGGGTTGCCGGGATGGGCGGTGGTATTGAGCTCGTCGCTGATTTTTGCCGGCTCGTCGCAGGTGGTCTTCGCCCAGTTGTGGGGCGGAGCAACGCCGCCGCCGGTGATGGTGGCGACGGTCGGCGTGGTCAATCTGCGCCACCTGCTGTACAGCGCGGCGGTGGCTGAATATTTGCGCGACCTGCCGTGGCGCTGGAGGTTGTTGCTGGCCTACCTGCTGACTGACGAGGCGTTTGCTGCGGCGATCGGCCGCCTGCGCGACGGTCCGGCGACGGCGCATCGGCATTTCTTTCTGCTCGGTACCGGCTTCACGCTGTGGGCTGGCTGGCAGCTTTCCACGCTGGCCGGGGTGCTGCTCGGGACGGCGATTCCCGAGAGCTGGTCGCTGGATTTTTCGATTGCGCTGACCTTCATCGCCCTGCTCGTGCTTTCCGTAAATAAGCGTAGCGATGCGTGGGCTGCGATTGTCGCAGCGGCCGTCGTCCTGCCGGCACTGGCCTTGCCGCACAAGTCGGGCATGCTGGTGGCGGCTGGCGTGGGCGTCGCGGTTGGGCTGCTCATGGCGCGCTTCGACGGGAAAAAGCCATGA
- a CDS encoding nucleotidyltransferase family protein: MKTPALYRQNQPAFRQQYAALREQSLTAGALLPGTPGTLQLRRGTGYAYWYRVYYPVPGKQAETLVGREGDSTAENAMRTQMGFAESTARQVGMLRKLGFQVADKATARALVELHNLGAFEAGLLLAGRLACMAWLNELGARVRLPAGSAATARLDLLAPANFFSLAVAAKLPLVAGSESSTPSACHAAIALPGLSPIPAGLLVGDHANTSDSALAWLATTIPDHDYLTAAPVPGVLLAGGHCIPVRLPQAARLVWHQLGTSQDSERRLALSLAAALLAQDPWAMLTAWEAAPSAITEPIRPQRDILLSSAAAHPDLQDLLADCLSGPSP, encoded by the coding sequence ATGAAAACCCCGGCGCTCTATCGCCAGAACCAGCCCGCTTTCCGCCAGCAATACGCTGCACTTAGAGAGCAGTCGCTCACCGCCGGCGCCTTGCTGCCCGGCACTCCGGGCACCTTGCAACTACGCCGAGGCACCGGCTACGCCTACTGGTACCGGGTCTATTATCCGGTGCCCGGCAAGCAGGCCGAAACGCTGGTCGGGCGCGAAGGTGATAGCACCGCCGAAAACGCCATGCGGACGCAGATGGGCTTCGCCGAATCAACCGCCCGCCAGGTCGGCATGCTGCGCAAACTCGGCTTTCAAGTCGCCGACAAGGCCACCGCCCGCGCCCTGGTCGAACTGCACAACCTCGGCGCCTTCGAAGCCGGGCTGCTGCTCGCCGGCCGGCTCGCCTGCATGGCCTGGCTCAACGAGCTCGGCGCCCGCGTTCGCCTGCCGGCGGGTAGCGCGGCTACGGCCCGCCTCGACCTGCTCGCGCCAGCCAACTTCTTCAGCCTAGCCGTCGCCGCCAAGCTGCCGCTGGTCGCCGGCAGCGAGTCATCCACGCCGTCAGCCTGCCACGCCGCAATTGCGCTTCCCGGTCTCAGCCCCATTCCGGCCGGCCTCCTCGTCGGCGATCACGCCAACACCTCCGATTCAGCCCTGGCCTGGCTGGCCACGACCATCCCCGATCACGACTACCTGACTGCCGCCCCCGTGCCCGGCGTGCTGCTCGCCGGCGGCCATTGCATCCCCGTCCGCCTGCCGCAGGCGGCCCGGCTCGTCTGGCACCAACTCGGCACCAGCCAAGACAGCGAACGCCGCCTGGCGCTCAGCCTCGCCGCCGCCCTGCTCGCGCAAGACCCCTGGGCCATGCTCACCGCCTGGGAAGCCGCACCGTCTGCCATCACCGAGCCCATTCGCCCGCAGCGCGACATACTGCTGAGCAGCGCCGCCGCTCACCCGGATTTGCAGGATCTGCTCGCCGACTGCCTGAGCGGCCCATCGCCCTGA